The genomic region ATGCACCAGTAGAATAATCATGGTGGTCCAACCCCCAATTCACCAGTAGATTTTGAATAAAGTTTCAAATTGAAACCAGCATTCATCCAATAGGTATAACCAACACCAAATTAGATGACCTAACTTGACCTTTGtttgagacaaaaaaaaaattccaaattgCAGCCATGAAACTTGCAACTAATAAGTAATAGCCCATAAACCAGAAAATCAACTGAGAAGTATGGGAAAAACTAGAACATCTatccaataataataacaataaagaaGAAAAGGGTAAAGATTAAAGCTTTTGAatcagagaaagagagagattaCACACAGGGTCGAGAGCGTTAGGCTGAGGGCCATAATCAGCGGTCAAGAGGAAATAGGAAGCGGTGACGGTTGCAACAATGGTTACCCTTTTCACCAGCTTCTCCGTTTTTGGACTCAACAAACTCATTTTTCTTCAATTTGATCAGATCCAATGCGATTATCTTCTTCGCTTCTCTCTAACTTCAAGCTTCAAGCTTCAAACTCTGTTCCAGGTTCGGCACTTGGGTTATTCGTTATTGTTTGTTTGTTGCCATTACCACTATCAAAGTAAAAACGAAGaagataatatatttatttaaatgaaAAAATTCTAAATAGCCCTCGACAATTATTTTAAAAGACAATTAGGTtttggaaaaaataaataaataaataaataggtcCTGACTTTTGTCCCGCAGGTATTTTTGTCCTTGActattaaaaaatacttttaagttcttCACTTTCACAAAATttagacggatcagtccctccgtccaaatgcatCCGTCAGGACTGATCTGTCCAAATGTCTCCGTCAggaactgatccgtccaagttttgtggaGGTCaaagacttaaaagtatttttcaatggtcaagaACGAAAATATCCGCAGAACAAAAGACCAGGaacctatttatccttttctcaaaaaaaaatacTCATTCCAATttctaaactttatttttatcgtATTGATTAGGCTTTGTgccaaaaaaaatttttacaCATAGCTAATCAATCCCAAAAAAACAAAGATcaagaatcaaattaaatattttttttgtcaaaaatctCATTGTCCTTTCGAAATCATTGTAAAAAATCGAATCGAATATTCACTCTTTATTTAATAACTTTTTGTTTTATGTACCTTCTGGATTTAAGACTTTTTAATGGAATTATTGAATTTTATTTACCGTTTATTTATATTATAGTTGCTTTGGTGACTTTATTATATTACAAGAGAAAGTATGTGTAATTAATTTTAGAGTTTaatgtttataatttataataaaagattaaaaatttatagtttatgatttaaaatttaaaataaataaaataattttaaaagagtTCTATAGtaaaatatatgttttttttgTTTAGAATATATTTGTTAAAATGTATGCTTAGAAGTAAAAGTTGAAATATAATttaacatataaaataatttttttttcaaaaaatttaagtaaAATAAATTATCTTAAGAGNNNNNNNNNNNNNNNNNNNNNNNNNNNNNNNNNNNNNNNNNNNNNNNNNNNNNNNNNNNNNNNNNNNNNNNNNNNNNNNNNNNNNNNNNNNNNNNNNNNNNNNNNNNNNNNNNNNNNNNNNNNNNNNNNNNNNNNNNNNNNNNNNNNNNNNNNNNNNNNNNNNNNNNNNNNNNNNNNNNNNNNNNNNNNNNNNNNNNNNNNNNNNNNNNNNNNNNNNNNNNNNNNNNNNNNNNNNNNNNNNNNNNNNNNNNNNNNNNNNNNNNNNNNNNNNNNNNNNNNNNNNNNNNNNNNNNNNNNNNNNNNNNNNNNNNNNNNNNNNNNNNNNNNNNNNNNNNNNNNNNNNNNNNNNNNNNNNNNNNNNNNNNNNNNNNNNNNNNNNNNNNNNNNNNNNNNNNNNNNNNNNNNNNNNNNNNNNNNNNNNNNNNNNNNNNNNNNNNNNNNNNNNNNNNNNNNNNNNNNNNNNNNNNNNNNNNNNNNNNNNNNNNNNNNNNNNNNNNNNNNNNNNNNNNNNNNNNNNNNNNNNNNNNNNNNNNNNNNNNNNNNNNNNNNNNNNNNNNNNNNNNNNNNNNNNNNNNNNNNNNNNNNNNNNNNNNNNNNNNNNNNNNNNNNNNNNNNNNNNNNNNNNNNNNNNNNNNNNNNNNNNNNNNNNNNNNNNNNNNNNNNNNNNNNNNNNNNNNNNNNNNNNNNNNNNNNNNNNNNNNNNNNNNNNNNNNNNNNNNNNNNNNNNNNNNNNNNNNNNNNNNNNNNNNNNNNNNNNNNNNNNNNNNNNNNNNNNNNNNNNNNNNNNNNNNNNNNNNNNNNNNNNNNNNNNNNNNNNNNNNNNNNNNNNNNNNNNNNNNNNNNNNNNNNNNNNNNNNNNNNNNNNNNNNNNNNNNNNNNNNNNNNNNNNNNNNNNNNNNNNNNNNNNNNNNNNNNNNNNNNNNNNNNNNNNNNNNNNNNNNNNNNNNNNNNNNNNNNNNNNNNNNNNNNNNNNNNNNNNNNNNNNNNNNNNNNNNNNNNNNNNNNNNNNNNNNNNNNNNNNNNNNNNNNNNNNNNNNNNNNNNNNNNNNNNNNNNNGTAAatgttaaaatataatttaacatataaaataatttttttttcaaaaaatttaagtaaAATAAATTATCTTAAGAGGATGGGATGGAGTCCAACTAAATTGGTTTATAATTATCACATTGTTTGAGTAATATATGGTTTTCAGTTTTTCACTTCATCTTATACGTCCCAACTTAGAATTAGATGGAATAAAATAGGAGGGATTTGATGGAATGAATGGAAATATGGAATCTATTTTATGTAGACTACTTTACTAATTTACTTCATGAAATTGGCAAGTTATATAATAGAAGTCTATTCAATTATTGAGAAGAGGACAAATAAGTTCTTGACCTTTAAAGTCTGtagatatttaaattttcaacgatttgaaaatatattaaaatttttgactTTCTCAAAATTTAAATACATCGTTCTCTCTGTTCATTTGGGACCAGCAgacctaacaaaaaaaaatcaaacatgaTTTTCGTTATACTGACCTGatgagaaaatttttaaaatagaataaattagaCCTAAAAATCGATAtgtctaaatttaaaaaaaaaattaaaaacttaaatgtattttcaaatcatCAAAAATATAAATATCTACATTTTAAAAAGTCAAAGACCTATTTATCATTTCTCTAAATTCTTTTGATTTTTAAACTCTACTTACTTCCTATAATTTTATACCACCAAGTCAACACATGGATACCCTAAAAAGAAATTGATTCCATGTTATTGATTTCTTTCTAGTTATTAAATTAGTGTTTTGctttaaaaacatattagtgCACTAACATATCACTCACACTTAGAATATGTATATGTCTAGTGAAGAAATCAATCATTTTGAGTAACACTATAATTATCTATGAATAAAGACACTAAAAGTTTCTCTAGAATTTGGTTTATACTTTTCTAGAGAAATGACATGTGTGTTCCATAGCAATTAACATTTAACAGCCTCTCAAACCAAACTACCCCCATCCTCTCTCTATTTCACACACACCTAACCACTGAAACTACTAACCAACAGTAACTACCTACTCTTCACTCTCACACCCTTCTTCATCAAACAAAACCAAACTATGCTGTGTCTTTGGAGACGAAATACAGAAACACATTCACACAAACCAttgaggcattaacacaaacacaACATGCTCACATATTCATATTCATAGTCCCACCCTTCATCAATCTTCTTCCTCCGCCATTTCCAATGAACCAATACCACACAAACCCCACCACCACTACTACCAAATTTTATTCCCAATTCACCCCAAAATGCAACCACCTCAACCATCACAACCCCAAACCTCTCTCCTTCAACCTCACCATATCTTCTTCTCTCAAAAACCAATCACAAGACCCATCAAAGGATCCTCCTTTTTCACAAACCCTAACTTCAATTTTCCTCTCGCTGCCGGACTGGGCCGACGCCGTCAAAGAGCGTGGCATGCAGAGGAAGAGGGGACTCTACACCCACACCGAGTGGCTCCAGCACCGCTCCTCCCTCCGCCACCTCCGCCACCTCCTCTCGACCCTCTCCTCCCGTGTCGTCCTCTCTTTGCTCCCTCCAGTCCTCGCATTCACAACCTTCGCCGCCGCTATCGCCGCCTACAACTCCGCCGTCTCCGCACACTTCCTGCTCCCGGAGTATTTCCCGGTTCTCAGGGCTTCTTCTCTGCCTTACCAGCTCACCGCACCCGCCCTGGCCCTCCTCCTCGTTTTCCGAACCGAGGCTTCATACGCAAGGTTGCTACTCAGATTTCAGATAATGGTGTGAAAGAAAAAATTATACTTTCCTGCTTCGTAGTAGAATTGTTTACTCAAGTGAAAATTACTTGATTTATGATATTGTATCGTTGGATTCTGTAGCTGATTTCGTCAATTGGGATAAGTCTTTAGTTGTTGAATTTCAATTTTCGGAAAGCAATGCTACTATAACCGTAAAAAACAAGGGGAGAAAAAGGAGGAGATTTCAGTGTTGCTGTGAAAAACACCATGGTTGTTTTGGTTGTCAAATGGAATAGTCTAAGGGTTAACTTGCATGAACAAATTTGATTTGAATAAATTGGGACAAAAAAGTTCTGGCTAAAGGAGGTTGTTCGATGGAGTAAAATGGAGGGATATGCTTGCCCCTTTGAGGTTTAACTTGAATGGCACATGGTGATTTTGCCAAATAATTACATGCACAAATTATTGTTGTATAGTATTCTTTTCATTCTCTGAATTGTGTGGTATATATTATATACTCTTGTCATTCAACACAATCTACTATAGCAGTGATTGTGGAACAACTGATGC from Arachis ipaensis cultivar K30076 chromosome B02, Araip1.1, whole genome shotgun sequence harbors:
- the LOC107621283 gene encoding uncharacterized protein LOC107621283, which translates into the protein MSLLSPKTEKLVKRVTIVATVTASYFLLTADYGPQPNALDPVKKQILSAQSTVKEYIFGSKRESQENNLAKLDSGKENP